The following coding sequences are from one Streptomyces diastaticus subsp. diastaticus window:
- a CDS encoding GNAT family N-acetyltransferase, which translates to MNMHSLRPVAFDHPDAVQLNDEVQLEYAERYGDDGDATWLDPGMFVPPHGLYLLAYDGRGRPVASGGWRPQDANDEAYSDGDAELKRMFVIREARGHGLARRILAALEEDARAAGRTRMVLETGTKQPEAINLYASSGYAPCAKFGLYRFDELSRCYAKPLNPAAAAARPEPTAVTA; encoded by the coding sequence ATGAACATGCATTCCCTGCGCCCGGTCGCCTTCGACCACCCCGACGCCGTCCAGCTCAACGACGAGGTCCAGCTCGAATACGCCGAGCGGTACGGCGACGACGGCGACGCCACCTGGCTCGACCCGGGCATGTTCGTCCCGCCGCACGGGCTGTACCTGCTCGCCTACGACGGACGGGGCCGCCCGGTGGCCTCCGGCGGCTGGCGCCCCCAGGACGCCAACGACGAGGCGTACTCCGACGGCGACGCCGAGCTGAAGCGCATGTTCGTCATCCGCGAGGCCCGGGGCCACGGCCTGGCCCGGCGCATCCTCGCGGCGCTGGAGGAGGACGCGCGGGCCGCCGGGCGCACCCGCATGGTCCTGGAGACCGGCACGAAGCAGCCCGAGGCGATCAACCTGTACGCCTCCAGTGGCTACGCCCCGTGCGCCAAGTTCGGCCTGTACCGCTTCGACGAGCTGAGCCGCTGCTACGCCAAGCCGCTGAACCCCGCCGCCGCGGCGGCCCGCCCCGAGCCGACCGCCGTCACCGCCTGA
- a CDS encoding GNAT family N-acetyltransferase, which translates to MNMHSLRPVAFDHPDAVQLNDEVQLEYAERYGDDGDATWLDPGMFVPPHGLYLLAYDGRGRPVASGGWRPQDANDEAYSDGDAELKRMFVIREARGHGLARRILAALEEDARAAGRTRMVLETGTKQPEAINLYASSGYAPCAKFGLYRFDELSRCYAKPLNPAAAAARPEPTAVTA; encoded by the coding sequence ATGAACATGCATTCCCTGCGCCCGGTCGCCTTCGACCACCCCGACGCCGTCCAGCTCAACGACGAGGTCCAGCTCGAATACGCCGAGCGGTACGGCGACGACGGCGACGCCACCTGGCTCGACCCGGGCATGTTCGTCCCGCCGCACGGGCTGTACCTGCTCGCCTACGACGGACGGGGCCGCCCGGTGGCCTCCGGCGGCTGGCGCCCCCAGGACGCCAACGACGAGGCGTACTCCGACGGCGACGCCGAGCTGAAGCGCATGTTCGTCATCCGCGAGGCCCGGGGCCACGGCCTGGCCCGGCGCATCCTCGCGGCGCTGGAGGAGGACGCGCGGGCCGCCGGGCGCACCCGCATGGTCCTGGAGACCGGCACGAAGCAGCCCGAGGCGATCAACCTGTACGCCTCCAGTGGCTACGCCCCGTGCGCCAAGTTCGGCCTGTACCGCTTCGACGAGCTGAGCCGCTGCTACGCCAAGCCGCTGAACCCCGCCGCCGCGGCGGCCCGCCCCG
- a CDS encoding exodeoxyribonuclease III codes for MLTVTTVNVNGLRAAAKKGYVEWLAATDADVVCLQEVRAEESQLPEAVRAPEGWHVVYAPAAAKGRAGVALLTRREPERVRVGFGSEEFDGSGRYVEADLPGVTVASLYLPSGEVGTERQDEKERFMAEFLEYLRGLRARAAADGREVVVCGDWNIAHREADLKNWRANRKSAGFLPEERAWLDRVYAEAGYTDVMRALHPDQAGPYSWWSYRGRAFDNDSGWRIDLHVATPGLAARAVKGLVERAATHEERWSDHAPVTVAYE; via the coding sequence ATGCTCACCGTCACCACTGTGAATGTAAACGGCCTGCGGGCCGCGGCCAAGAAGGGCTACGTCGAGTGGCTCGCCGCCACGGACGCCGACGTCGTCTGCCTCCAGGAGGTGCGCGCCGAGGAGTCCCAGCTCCCGGAGGCCGTGCGGGCTCCCGAGGGCTGGCACGTCGTGTACGCGCCCGCCGCGGCCAAGGGCAGGGCCGGAGTGGCGTTGCTCACGCGGCGCGAGCCGGAGCGGGTGCGGGTCGGCTTCGGCAGCGAGGAGTTCGACGGAAGCGGGCGGTACGTCGAGGCGGACCTGCCCGGGGTCACCGTGGCCAGCCTCTACCTTCCCTCCGGTGAGGTCGGCACCGAGCGGCAGGACGAGAAGGAGCGGTTCATGGCCGAGTTCCTGGAGTACCTCCGGGGGCTGCGGGCGCGGGCCGCCGCGGACGGCCGCGAGGTCGTGGTGTGCGGCGACTGGAACATCGCCCACCGGGAGGCCGACCTCAAGAACTGGCGCGCCAACCGCAAGTCCGCCGGCTTCCTCCCCGAGGAGCGGGCCTGGCTCGACCGGGTCTACGCGGAGGCCGGCTACACCGACGTGATGCGCGCGCTCCACCCGGACCAGGCCGGGCCCTACTCGTGGTGGTCCTACCGGGGCCGTGCCTTCGACAACGACTCGGGCTGGCGCATCGACCTGCACGTCGCCACCCCCGGTCTCGCGGCCCGCGCGGTCAAGGGGCTGGTGGAGCGGGCGGCGACGCACGAGGAGCGCTGGTCGGACCACGCGCCGGTGACGGTCGCCTACGAGTGA